A genomic window from Ruminiclostridium cellulolyticum H10 includes:
- a CDS encoding extracellular solute-binding protein, whose translation MKMHKILVSTILSVAMLLSITACGSNDAGSGDKAQSTGTTSADTNKENKGTTKLTMWHIQTQENVADIIDASMDRFAKDNPGFEMEAVPMQNDPYKTKLITAMSANELPDVFIHWTGGPMISYIDSGAVYDITEYMNKDNYKDKFLDASIQQATYKDSIWAVPVENVSPALMFYNKKLFADNGIEVPKTLDEFEKVSDTFVQKGIIPVSLANKTKWPGSIVYGYVLDRIAGPNAFADANNGVTQFDTPDFLAAATKIQTWAKKGYFGKDFNGMDYDAGQDRQLFYNGKAAMYIMGGWFLFTAKGENPEFVENVGVMQFPANPDSKGKASEYIGTMGDNFYSVSKNSKNPEMAFKAITYMLDDQAVKERIESGKIPPLKGITLTDEISKIVSDSASSATSMQLWLDQYLAPNDAELHKDQLQKLLAGSITPEQYNKSMTDGVKNK comes from the coding sequence ATGAAGATGCACAAGATTTTAGTATCTACCATACTATCTGTAGCGATGTTGTTATCTATAACTGCATGTGGATCTAATGATGCGGGATCTGGTGATAAGGCACAGAGTACGGGTACTACATCTGCTGATACAAATAAAGAAAATAAAGGTACTACTAAATTAACAATGTGGCATATCCAGACACAAGAAAATGTTGCTGATATTATTGATGCTTCAATGGATAGATTTGCAAAAGACAATCCAGGTTTTGAAATGGAAGCTGTCCCAATGCAAAATGACCCATATAAGACCAAACTTATCACTGCAATGAGTGCAAATGAACTCCCTGACGTCTTTATTCACTGGACAGGAGGTCCGATGATCTCCTACATTGATTCAGGTGCAGTATATGATATAACTGAATATATGAATAAAGATAATTACAAGGATAAATTCCTGGATGCTTCTATACAGCAAGCTACTTATAAAGATTCCATTTGGGCTGTTCCTGTAGAAAATGTATCTCCTGCCCTGATGTTCTACAACAAAAAGCTGTTTGCTGATAATGGCATTGAAGTTCCAAAAACTCTTGACGAATTTGAAAAAGTAAGTGACACTTTTGTACAAAAGGGTATCATACCTGTTTCACTTGCTAACAAGACAAAATGGCCTGGATCAATTGTATATGGATATGTTCTGGATAGAATAGCTGGTCCAAATGCATTTGCAGATGCAAATAACGGCGTAACTCAATTTGATACACCAGACTTTTTGGCTGCCGCTACAAAAATACAAACTTGGGCTAAAAAAGGTTATTTCGGGAAAGACTTCAACGGAATGGACTATGATGCCGGTCAAGACAGACAATTGTTCTACAATGGTAAAGCAGCCATGTACATAATGGGAGGCTGGTTCCTGTTTACTGCAAAGGGAGAAAATCCAGAATTTGTTGAAAATGTAGGAGTAATGCAGTTCCCAGCAAACCCTGACAGCAAGGGTAAGGCATCCGAATATATCGGTACAATGGGTGACAACTTCTATTCTGTATCCAAGAATTCCAAGAACCCAGAGATGGCATTCAAAGCTATTACATATATGCTTGATGATCAGGCTGTTAAGGAAAGGATTGAATCAGGAAAAATTCCTCCTCTTAAAGGCATAACATTGACTGATGAAATCAGTAAAATTGTTTCTGATAGTGCATCTTCAGCTACAAGCATGCAGCTCTGGCTTGATCAGTATCTTGCACCGAACGATGCAGAATTACATAAAGATCAATTACAAAAATTATTGGCTGGTTCGATCACACCTGAACAATATAATAAAAGTATGACGGATGGCGTAAAGAACAAATAA
- a CDS encoding amidohydrolase — protein MLSILDKAKSIEEYIVNFRRSLHKEPELSGQEFKTQEKIMVELDKLGIDYRKAGNSSLIAELKGGKSGKTIALRGDIDALPIQEETDIEFKSVIPGVMHACGHDAHAAMLLGAAKILSEMKDELSGEVRFFFQEEEETFSGAKRIIEAGGMDGVDACFGMHVLPVIETGNVNVVSGYRLSGCDTIYVKFQGISGHGSAPHLAKDTIHPACIFVTDLQGIITKNVNPQEPVILSVGKFNGGTKANIISKYTDIDISMRYFNTNVRKIVHEAIKRHAKAIADAYEIKVEVIIEESTLSLYNDEDLSVLAEKSATKVFGEGHILPVSKQMASEDMSYYFEKAKGVYAILGYKNEDKGCIYPPHHEKFKLDEDCLKYGTALHVQFALDFLNN, from the coding sequence ATGTTAAGCATATTAGATAAAGCTAAATCCATTGAGGAATATATTGTGAACTTCAGAAGAAGTTTACATAAGGAACCTGAATTGAGCGGTCAGGAATTTAAAACTCAAGAAAAAATCATGGTGGAATTAGATAAACTGGGAATAGATTATCGTAAAGCAGGTAATTCTTCCTTGATAGCTGAATTAAAAGGAGGCAAAAGCGGAAAAACAATAGCTCTGAGAGGAGATATAGATGCTCTTCCTATACAAGAGGAAACAGATATTGAATTTAAATCCGTAATTCCGGGGGTAATGCATGCTTGTGGACATGATGCCCATGCTGCTATGCTTCTTGGGGCTGCGAAAATCCTATCTGAAATGAAAGATGAACTATCTGGTGAAGTGAGATTTTTCTTTCAGGAAGAGGAGGAGACATTTTCAGGTGCGAAAAGAATAATCGAAGCTGGCGGAATGGACGGCGTTGATGCTTGTTTTGGTATGCATGTATTACCGGTTATTGAAACAGGAAATGTAAATGTTGTTTCAGGGTATAGGTTATCAGGTTGTGACACTATTTATGTTAAGTTTCAAGGAATATCGGGCCACGGGTCAGCTCCGCACCTTGCAAAGGATACAATCCATCCAGCTTGTATTTTTGTCACGGATCTTCAGGGAATTATAACTAAGAATGTTAATCCCCAGGAACCCGTAATACTTTCTGTTGGAAAATTCAACGGCGGAACCAAGGCAAATATCATTTCTAAATACACTGATATTGATATTTCGATGAGATATTTTAACACCAATGTTCGGAAAATTGTTCATGAAGCCATAAAAAGACATGCAAAAGCTATTGCCGATGCCTACGAAATTAAAGTTGAGGTAATCATCGAGGAAAGCACTCTTAGCCTTTATAATGATGAAGATTTATCAGTGTTGGCTGAGAAGTCTGCAACAAAAGTTTTTGGTGAAGGACATATTTTACCTGTGAGTAAGCAAATGGCTTCTGAGGATATGTCTTACTATTTTGAAAAGGCGAAAGGCGTTTATGCTATTTTGGGATATAAAAATGAAGATAAGGGTTGTATTTATCCTCCGCATCATGAAAAATTCAAGCTTGATGAAGACTGTTTAAAATATGGTACAGCTCTGCATGTACAATTTGCTCTTGATTTTTTGAATAATTAA
- a CDS encoding zinc-dependent dehydrogenase: protein MLSYVYHTDKTLELKDVPKPMLNGEGALIKTIACSICGTDVRTHRFGSTKIDEGRIIGHEVVGEIIELSESVKDFEIGEHVAVAPAIGCGICYSCKNGKTNMCEDLKTIGFQYDGGFADYMVIPLQAFKMGNVYKLPEVKDDSVFTLSEPLACAINAQSYLNIKQGEDVVIFGSGIIGCMHAELALYSGAKNVIIIETSFERIKQASKLLKDVIFINSAETDIFAEVSRLTDGKGADVAIIACSVGSAQADGMKILAKCGRISLFGGLSGNSTGFIDSNLIHYREISVFGVHASTPEQNKQAMEMIHSGKINVEKYITERYPLKDIEKAFKDIEDGRVMKAVIVNK from the coding sequence ATGCTATCTTATGTTTACCATACGGATAAAACATTGGAGCTAAAAGATGTACCTAAACCTATGTTGAATGGAGAAGGCGCCTTAATTAAAACTATAGCATGTTCAATATGCGGAACTGATGTCAGAACCCATAGATTTGGAAGTACAAAAATAGATGAGGGCAGGATTATAGGACATGAAGTAGTTGGTGAAATAATCGAATTGTCTGAGTCCGTAAAAGATTTCGAAATTGGTGAACATGTGGCTGTTGCTCCTGCTATTGGATGCGGTATTTGCTACAGCTGTAAGAATGGAAAGACCAATATGTGTGAGGATTTGAAAACTATAGGTTTTCAGTATGATGGTGGGTTTGCTGACTATATGGTTATTCCCTTACAGGCATTTAAAATGGGAAATGTATATAAGCTGCCCGAGGTTAAAGATGATTCAGTATTTACTTTAAGTGAACCGCTGGCTTGTGCTATAAATGCACAATCGTATTTGAATATTAAACAAGGGGAAGACGTAGTTATATTTGGCTCAGGTATAATCGGATGCATGCATGCGGAGTTAGCATTGTATTCTGGTGCAAAAAATGTAATTATTATTGAAACCTCATTTGAAAGGATTAAGCAAGCGAGTAAATTACTTAAAGATGTAATATTTATTAATTCGGCTGAAACTGACATTTTTGCTGAAGTAAGCAGACTGACAGATGGGAAAGGTGCAGATGTGGCTATAATAGCTTGTTCAGTCGGAAGTGCTCAGGCTGATGGTATGAAAATACTGGCTAAGTGCGGAAGAATATCTTTGTTTGGCGGGCTTTCAGGAAATTCTACCGGGTTTATCGACAGCAATTTAATTCATTACAGAGAAATAAGCGTTTTCGGTGTACACGCATCAACTCCGGAACAAAATAAACAAGCAATGGAAATGATTCATAGTGGAAAAATAAATGTAGAGAAATATATTACCGAAAGATATCCGCTTAAAGACATAGAGAAAGCTTTTAAGGATATAGAAGATGGAAGAGTCATGAAGGCTGTAATAGTTAACAAATAG
- a CDS encoding MFS transporter codes for MTTQEYQGNDRLLLGMVLGVITFWLFAQTTLNIAPTMRTDLGIDVNNSNIAVSITALFSGIFIVVFGDLGDRFGRLKMTKIGIILSILGSLLIAASPRGTIIFLMTGRIIQGLSAACIMPSTLALIKAYYQGASRQRAISFWSIGSWGGSGFCSLFGGIVASTIGWRWIFWFSILIAIVSYLLIRETPESKKSVTDKVQGFDFSGVLTFMIGMVAINIVIGLGARIGWSSSVILGLAVLAVAALYAFFRIERSKENRFIDFNLFSNKTYTGATISNFLLNGAAGTIIVALTVVQLGAGLTSFQAGLLTIGYLVAILLTIRVGEKLLQRWGARKPMVLGCIITGAGILLTSFTFVLAQQYMIIATIGFTLFGIGLGFYATPSTDAALSTIPTEKAGSASGIYKMASSLGAALGVAISAALFTGLSDRDVHFTQGIFWGRTSNISIRYAAAIALLFNLGMLLVAIISIMMTVPAGKSETIE; via the coding sequence ATGACTACGCAGGAATATCAAGGTAATGATAGATTACTGCTGGGTATGGTTTTAGGCGTTATTACTTTCTGGCTTTTTGCACAGACAACTTTAAATATCGCCCCAACCATGCGTACGGATTTGGGTATTGATGTCAATAATAGCAATATAGCTGTCAGTATAACAGCTCTATTCTCGGGTATATTTATCGTGGTCTTTGGTGATTTGGGTGATAGATTTGGCCGTCTGAAAATGACAAAGATAGGTATCATTCTGAGCATACTCGGCTCACTTTTGATTGCTGCATCTCCTAGAGGAACCATAATTTTTTTAATGACAGGACGTATTATACAGGGTCTTTCGGCGGCGTGTATTATGCCGAGTACCTTGGCTTTGATTAAAGCTTATTATCAGGGTGCCTCAAGGCAGCGAGCTATCAGTTTCTGGTCAATTGGTTCTTGGGGCGGATCGGGTTTTTGCTCACTTTTCGGAGGAATTGTTGCATCTACTATTGGGTGGCGTTGGATATTTTGGTTTTCGATTCTTATAGCAATAGTTAGTTATTTATTGATCAGAGAAACACCTGAAAGTAAGAAATCAGTCACCGATAAAGTCCAGGGTTTTGACTTTTCTGGGGTTCTTACTTTTATGATCGGTATGGTTGCCATAAATATTGTGATTGGGCTAGGGGCCAGAATAGGTTGGTCAAGCTCTGTCATATTAGGCCTCGCCGTACTGGCTGTAGCTGCACTATATGCATTTTTCAGGATTGAAAGAAGCAAAGAAAACAGATTTATTGACTTTAATTTATTTAGCAATAAAACCTATACCGGGGCCACAATTTCAAATTTTTTGCTCAATGGAGCTGCCGGTACGATAATAGTTGCTTTGACAGTAGTTCAGCTAGGAGCAGGGCTAACTTCTTTTCAGGCGGGATTGCTAACGATTGGATATTTAGTTGCCATTTTACTGACCATCAGAGTGGGTGAGAAACTGCTGCAAAGGTGGGGGGCTCGCAAACCCATGGTTTTAGGCTGTATTATTACAGGTGCCGGAATTTTATTGACTTCATTTACCTTTGTGTTAGCTCAACAATACATGATAATCGCTACAATAGGCTTTACTCTCTTTGGGATTGGCTTAGGTTTCTATGCAACCCCGTCTACCGATGCTGCTTTATCTACAATTCCGACTGAAAAAGCCGGTTCAGCTTCTGGAATTTATAAAATGGCATCTTCCCTAGGTGCTGCACTTGGTGTAGCTATTTCAGCAGCATTATTTACGGGACTCAGCGATAGAGATGTTCATTTTACTCAAGGGATTTTCTGGGGACGCACTAGCAATATTTCAATCCGTTATGCCGCTGCGATTGCACTGTTGTTCAATCTGGGTATGCTATTGGTAGCAATTATTTCAATTATGATGACTGTCCCGGCCGGAAAGTCAGAGACAATAGAATAA
- a CDS encoding trimeric intracellular cation channel family protein has protein sequence MFLLNYFEIIGTVAFAISGAVIGIEKKLDIFGITFLAIVTSVGGGIFRDIIIGNTPPTAFVNPTSSIISIFTALVVFFFYEKKSKFEKIIIISDALGLGVFTAIGCRTAIIRGADNAIFVIAMGLSTGVGGGMIRDILVENVPFVLKREIYALASIIGALCFFFFYSYFPEIISLYLCCAIIFIIRITSVKYNINLPAFKNWK, from the coding sequence ATGTTTTTACTGAATTATTTTGAAATAATCGGTACCGTTGCTTTTGCTATTTCAGGTGCCGTAATAGGAATTGAAAAAAAGCTTGATATATTTGGAATAACTTTTTTAGCAATTGTAACATCCGTAGGCGGCGGTATCTTTAGAGATATAATAATAGGCAATACTCCTCCGACTGCTTTTGTTAATCCTACGTCTTCCATAATAAGTATTTTCACAGCACTTGTAGTCTTTTTTTTCTATGAGAAAAAAAGTAAGTTTGAAAAAATAATAATAATATCAGATGCATTAGGACTTGGGGTGTTCACTGCTATCGGTTGCAGGACTGCAATTATCCGTGGTGCGGATAATGCCATATTTGTAATCGCTATGGGACTAAGTACAGGAGTTGGTGGAGGCATGATCAGGGATATTCTTGTAGAAAATGTTCCATTTGTTTTAAAAAGAGAAATTTATGCACTGGCATCAATAATAGGTGCTCTGTGTTTTTTCTTTTTCTATAGTTACTTTCCGGAAATAATATCATTATATCTTTGTTGTGCAATTATCTTTATCATTAGAATCACGTCGGTAAAATATAACATAAATCTCCCTGCATTTAAAAATTGGAAATAG
- a CDS encoding galactitol-1-phosphate 5-dehydrogenase, whose protein sequence is MSNKMRAVQLFAPGDVRCELIDIPVISADNQVIIKVEACGVCGSDIPRVMSKGAYRYPIVIGHEFSGEVVEVGTKVKNAKVGDRVTAMPLVNCKECDYCKIGQAITCDNYDYYGSRIDGAMAEYIVVSEENIIHIPDNVSYYEAAMTDPVSVALHAVRKAEIEAGQTAVVFGLGAIGFITIQWLKHMGCHKVIAVDIIDEKLDMAKKLGADLCINGMKCDVVKTIMEYTNNKGADSAIELAGSTITQVQAIDSVRKLGTVVFCGIAYNDLVIPNKSLGKILRGELKIKGSWNSSIAPLPINEWKSALMFIEEGKIKLNELITHVVCLEDCQSAFEMMYNKKEMFTKVIFDPNKKQI, encoded by the coding sequence ATGTCAAATAAAATGAGGGCAGTTCAATTATTTGCACCGGGTGATGTTCGTTGTGAGTTAATAGATATACCTGTAATATCGGCTGACAATCAAGTGATTATAAAAGTAGAAGCATGCGGTGTTTGTGGTTCGGATATTCCAAGAGTAATGAGTAAGGGAGCTTATAGATATCCTATTGTAATCGGGCATGAATTTTCAGGTGAAGTTGTAGAGGTTGGTACAAAAGTAAAAAATGCAAAAGTAGGCGATAGGGTCACTGCTATGCCATTAGTTAATTGCAAAGAGTGTGATTACTGTAAAATCGGACAAGCTATCACATGTGATAATTATGATTATTACGGCTCACGCATAGATGGAGCCATGGCGGAGTACATTGTAGTCAGTGAAGAAAATATTATACATATCCCTGATAATGTCAGCTACTATGAAGCAGCAATGACAGATCCTGTTTCAGTTGCTCTTCACGCTGTTAGAAAGGCTGAAATTGAGGCTGGTCAGACAGCAGTCGTATTCGGATTGGGTGCTATTGGGTTTATTACCATACAATGGTTAAAACACATGGGTTGTCATAAAGTAATCGCCGTAGATATAATAGATGAGAAATTGGATATGGCGAAAAAACTTGGAGCAGATTTATGTATTAACGGTATGAAATGCGATGTAGTCAAAACAATTATGGAGTATACAAACAATAAAGGGGCAGATTCTGCTATAGAACTGGCAGGAAGTACTATTACCCAAGTACAGGCGATTGATTCTGTCAGAAAATTAGGGACAGTTGTATTCTGCGGGATAGCATATAATGATTTGGTTATACCAAATAAATCACTTGGAAAAATTTTGAGAGGTGAACTGAAGATAAAGGGCTCGTGGAATTCTTCAATTGCCCCATTACCGATAAATGAGTGGAAAAGTGCACTTATGTTTATAGAAGAAGGAAAGATAAAGCTCAATGAATTGATCACTCACGTAGTTTGTTTGGAAGATTGTCAATCAGCTTTTGAAATGATGTACAACAAGAAGGAAATGTTTACAAAGGTCATTTTTGATCCTAACAAAAAGCAAATTTAA
- the glpK gene encoding glycerol kinase GlpK, translated as MSKKYILAIDQGTTSTKVLVVNHDSKIIDRASKDITQFYPQSGWVEHDADEIWETVMDCCNEIFARNIVKPEEIAAIGITDQRESTILWDRDSGRPVYNAICWQSRQTASICERMKKQEGLEELINEKTGLRIDPYFSASKIKFILENVPGVQERVNEGKILMGTIDSWIMWNLSGKKSHVIDYTNASRTLLLNIHTLQWDDELIEKIGVPKQILPELKPSSCDALAFTAPDVFFGQQIPISGDAGDQHAATIGQACFEPGMAKNTYGTSMALFMNIGDKPLKSNYGLTTDLGWVIDGKVQYAFEGVVFVGGAVVQWLRDGLGIIKNARECDILAEKVQDTGGVYIVPAFAGMCAPYWDAYARGTIIGLTRGTTKEHICRAALESMGYQTRDVIDAMVADTGKELKSLRVDGGATKSEFLLQFQADILGIPVELPEITDMAALGAAYLAGLGIGFWKDVSELRQHWKIKKVYYPRMSKEERDSLYEGWKKAVGRSLDWAEK; from the coding sequence ATGAGTAAAAAATATATTCTGGCTATTGATCAGGGAACAACATCTACTAAAGTATTAGTAGTAAATCACGACAGTAAAATTATTGACCGGGCTTCCAAGGATATAACACAGTTTTATCCACAGTCTGGTTGGGTTGAGCATGATGCAGATGAAATTTGGGAAACAGTAATGGACTGCTGTAATGAAATTTTCGCTAGAAATATTGTAAAACCTGAGGAAATTGCTGCAATCGGGATTACCGACCAACGGGAGTCCACAATATTGTGGGATCGTGATTCCGGTAGACCTGTATATAATGCAATATGTTGGCAAAGCAGGCAGACAGCATCCATTTGCGAAAGAATGAAGAAGCAGGAAGGACTTGAAGAATTAATTAATGAAAAAACGGGACTTCGTATTGACCCTTACTTTTCAGCAAGTAAAATAAAGTTTATTCTGGAGAATGTCCCCGGTGTTCAGGAACGAGTAAATGAAGGAAAGATATTGATGGGAACCATTGATTCCTGGATTATGTGGAACCTAAGTGGTAAAAAATCCCATGTAATTGATTATACAAATGCTTCTCGTACATTACTTCTTAATATTCATACTTTGCAATGGGATGATGAACTTATTGAAAAAATAGGAGTGCCAAAACAGATTCTCCCTGAATTAAAACCATCATCATGCGATGCTCTTGCATTCACAGCCCCGGATGTATTTTTTGGTCAACAAATCCCAATATCCGGAGATGCAGGGGATCAACATGCTGCAACTATAGGACAGGCCTGCTTTGAGCCGGGGATGGCTAAAAATACGTATGGAACATCAATGGCTTTATTTATGAACATCGGTGACAAGCCATTAAAATCAAACTACGGTCTTACTACAGATTTGGGATGGGTAATTGACGGTAAGGTTCAGTATGCTTTTGAAGGAGTCGTATTTGTAGGCGGTGCAGTTGTTCAGTGGCTTCGAGATGGTTTGGGTATTATAAAAAATGCAAGGGAATGTGATATTCTGGCTGAAAAAGTACAGGATACCGGAGGCGTATATATTGTTCCGGCATTTGCAGGAATGTGTGCACCATACTGGGATGCTTATGCGAGGGGTACTATCATTGGACTTACCAGAGGTACTACCAAAGAACATATTTGCCGTGCAGCACTTGAATCAATGGGATACCAGACCAGAGATGTAATTGATGCAATGGTTGCTGATACTGGTAAAGAACTAAAATCCTTGAGAGTTGATGGGGGAGCAACAAAAAGCGAATTTTTGCTTCAGTTTCAGGCTGATATACTGGGAATTCCGGTTGAATTACCTGAAATTACAGATATGGCGGCATTAGGTGCAGCTTATCTTGCCGGACTTGGTATAGGATTCTGGAAGGATGTTTCTGAATTAAGGCAGCATTGGAAGATTAAAAAGGTTTACTATCCAAGAATGAGTAAGGAAGAACGTGATAGTTTGTATGAAGGATGGAAGAAGGCTGTTGGACGCTCTTTGGATTGGGCTGAAAAATAA
- the deoC gene encoding deoxyribose-phosphate aldolase yields MVNDKKVFAKYFDHTILKADATEEQVINLCNEALEYEFASICVNSCHTKLVSDKLKGSNVKTCVVVGFPLGAMSPRSKAFETKDAVESGAQEIDMVINVGALKAKNYDYVENDIKGVVEAAGKKAIVKVIIETCLLTDDEKVKACELSKKAGADFVKTSTGFSTGGATEEDVALMRKTVGESVEVKASGGIRDYETAVKMIKAGASRIGASASVGIVKNSQKL; encoded by the coding sequence ATGGTTAACGATAAAAAGGTATTTGCTAAATATTTTGATCATACAATTTTAAAAGCAGATGCTACCGAAGAACAGGTAATAAATCTATGTAATGAGGCATTAGAGTACGAATTTGCATCAATATGTGTAAATTCATGTCATACAAAACTAGTTTCAGATAAATTAAAAGGTTCTAATGTAAAAACCTGTGTTGTAGTGGGATTTCCACTAGGAGCAATGTCTCCGCGTTCTAAAGCATTCGAAACCAAAGACGCGGTTGAAAGTGGTGCACAGGAAATTGACATGGTAATAAATGTAGGTGCTTTAAAAGCAAAGAATTATGATTATGTTGAGAATGATATAAAAGGTGTTGTAGAAGCTGCGGGGAAAAAGGCAATAGTAAAAGTAATTATTGAAACATGCCTTCTTACAGATGATGAGAAAGTAAAAGCATGTGAACTTTCAAAGAAAGCCGGTGCTGATTTTGTTAAAACTTCTACAGGTTTCAGTACAGGTGGTGCCACAGAAGAAGATGTAGCTTTAATGAGAAAAACCGTGGGAGAAAGTGTGGAAGTGAAAGCTTCCGGTGGAATCAGAGATTATGAAACAGCGGTAAAAATGATTAAGGCCGGTGCATCTAGAATTGGAGCAAGTGCATCTGTAGGAATTGTTAAGAATAGTCAAAAATTATAA
- a CDS encoding carbohydrate ABC transporter permease: MIKIKRFSFAAVVAIIFAGVWALVTTFPFLFMAFTSFKQTNELFQGPTIFALPKSLYLDNYTEILTGNFFIYFKNSILVCAIGLILLLASSAMASYVFSRLKFKINKVLFAIVIACMAIPIHATLIPVFLLTKDVKLYDNIIGLIGPYVAFNIPVSVFILTGFMKGIPVELEQAADVDGAGKVRTFLEIILPLSMPGLATLAIYNGINMWNEFVYAFVLTSSVKSRTLPLAIWEYQGQYGVDIPMVMTILTLSALPMIIVFIFCQEKLIKGMMAGAVKG; the protein is encoded by the coding sequence ATGATAAAGATAAAAAGGTTTTCCTTCGCAGCGGTAGTAGCGATTATTTTTGCCGGTGTATGGGCATTAGTAACGACATTCCCGTTTTTATTCATGGCTTTTACATCATTTAAGCAAACAAATGAACTTTTTCAAGGCCCTACAATTTTTGCTTTACCTAAATCATTGTATTTAGATAACTATACAGAAATTTTAACAGGAAATTTCTTTATATATTTTAAAAACAGTATACTTGTATGTGCGATTGGTCTGATACTTTTGCTGGCTTCGTCAGCAATGGCATCCTACGTATTTTCAAGACTGAAATTCAAAATCAATAAGGTATTATTTGCAATTGTAATTGCATGTATGGCTATACCAATTCATGCGACCTTGATACCTGTATTCCTTTTGACTAAAGACGTTAAGCTTTATGATAACATTATTGGTCTGATTGGTCCCTATGTCGCATTTAATATTCCTGTTTCGGTATTTATTTTGACAGGATTTATGAAGGGTATTCCGGTTGAACTTGAACAAGCAGCAGATGTTGATGGTGCCGGTAAAGTCAGGACTTTTTTAGAGATTATATTGCCTCTATCCATGCCGGGATTAGCAACACTGGCCATATATAATGGTATAAATATGTGGAATGAGTTCGTTTATGCATTTGTATTAACCTCATCTGTAAAAAGCCGTACACTTCCACTTGCGATTTGGGAATACCAGGGGCAATATGGAGTGGATATACCAATGGTAATGACAATCCTCACTTTATCAGCTTTACCTATGATTATTGTATTTATTTTCTGCCAGGAGAAACTTATAAAAGGTATGATGGCTGGAGCTGTAAAGGGATAA
- a CDS encoding carbohydrate ABC transporter permease has product MGVKRRTLENERKRSTAIVATLFLLPVAFFLIVYIFRSVIYTFKLSTLDWNGVSQSTDYIGIGNWLTLIKDETFFTTIKNNLIMVVACLIIQMPIALVLAYLLDWTNSKAKFLKSLYFLPLLMSSVALGFLFKQLLDSNYGLAGAVMSFFMDSPFNLLGNEKTAIWAVIGVICWQYIPFYMVYYFAGLTSISPELYEAAVIDGAKRHQYIFRISLPMLSDTIKAATIMCLVGSLKYFDLIYVMTEGGPSGSTELMATYMYKNAFTQMKMGYGSTIAAAMFIIITTISLLTFKMMNIKEEK; this is encoded by the coding sequence ATGGGAGTGAAAAGACGAACCCTGGAAAATGAGAGAAAACGGTCAACAGCTATCGTTGCAACTCTTTTCCTTTTACCGGTTGCATTTTTCTTAATAGTTTATATTTTTCGCTCAGTAATATATACATTTAAACTAAGCACTCTTGATTGGAATGGGGTAAGCCAGTCAACTGATTATATCGGAATTGGAAACTGGTTAACACTTATAAAAGATGAGACCTTTTTTACAACGATAAAAAATAACTTAATTATGGTTGTAGCCTGTCTGATAATTCAGATGCCAATAGCTTTAGTTTTGGCTTATTTACTAGATTGGACCAATTCAAAAGCGAAATTCCTTAAGTCTTTATACTTCCTTCCTTTATTAATGAGTTCAGTTGCGTTAGGATTTCTTTTCAAGCAATTACTAGATTCTAATTATGGGCTCGCAGGGGCTGTTATGAGTTTCTTTATGGATAGTCCGTTTAACTTGCTTGGCAATGAAAAGACTGCAATTTGGGCAGTCATAGGTGTTATCTGCTGGCAATACATACCTTTTTACATGGTTTACTATTTTGCCGGACTGACTTCAATATCACCGGAATTATATGAGGCAGCTGTAATAGATGGTGCAAAACGTCATCAATATATATTTAGAATTTCTCTACCAATGTTAAGTGATACAATCAAGGCTGCTACAATCATGTGTCTGGTAGGTTCATTAAAATACTTTGATTTAATATATGTAATGACTGAGGGTGGTCCGTCTGGAAGCACCGAGCTGATGGCTACATATATGTATAAAAATGCCTTTACCCAGATGAAAATGGGGTACGGCTCTACTATAGCGGCAGCAATGTTTATCATAATAACAACTATATCACTTTTGACATTTAAAATGATGAATATTAAGGAGGAAAAATAA